A genome region from Flavobacterium sp. CFS9 includes the following:
- a CDS encoding T9SS type A sorting domain-containing protein codes for MKRKFLYVLLLLVVQFCFSQNKLSWQGYFSFNEIKDISQSSTTVFVASENALFSKNIAQNATKITTTVDGLSGQTISASYHSEGFKKTIIGYENGLMIVVNETDGSILKVIDIINKQLPANLKKINHFMEYNGVVYVSCDFGIVQFNLTSLKFGDTYFIGDNGVEVRVRQTAYFNGFFYAATSNGIKKANSTNANLIDFNQWSLVNAGDWSSIESLDSELIAINSAGFIHRYNSNSFVGFLQLPKSSVDMRAANHNLIITTPDVVYVYNNQMVLTRQITNTQVLDNTLIFTCSSVIGDQIYIGTKEQGLFSSTLSGASAFQGNTPSGPVRNNIFSLDASPNALWAVYGDYDSFYNPYPLDSYGVSKYSTSGWLNIPYSQVLDAKSITRVIVNPGNEKQVFASSFFSGLLKIENDTPVLLYNEKNSGLESISFAGPNYIDVRINGTAFDKTGNFWVTNSRIKNGLKVLKTDGKWQSYATTSILKDAETTNYAGIVIDKNNTKWIATSNDGVIAFNESNNTFKKITSGADLGNLPIEDVRAVVLDTKNQLWIGTTKGLRVLSNVGGFQTESQLKANPIIIMEDNLAQELLYEQFITSIAVDGANNKWIGTIDSGIFMVSPNGQETKYHFTINNSPLPSNVINDVKINSATGEVFIATNKGMISFKGVATGASEDLNNVYVYPNPVRPNYAGTVKVAGLIDKANIKITDIEGNLVYETTSSGGTIEWDTTAFGKYKVASGVYMVFISAEDGSETKVKKVMIIR; via the coding sequence ATGAAAAGAAAGTTTTTGTATGTTTTGCTTTTGTTGGTAGTACAATTTTGTTTCTCTCAGAATAAATTGTCCTGGCAGGGGTATTTTTCGTTCAACGAAATAAAAGATATCTCGCAATCTTCAACAACCGTTTTTGTGGCTTCAGAGAATGCTCTTTTCTCTAAAAATATAGCTCAGAACGCCACCAAAATAACCACAACAGTCGATGGACTTTCAGGACAGACTATTTCTGCTTCATACCATAGCGAAGGATTTAAGAAAACCATAATTGGATATGAGAACGGACTAATGATTGTAGTAAATGAAACCGATGGCAGTATATTAAAGGTCATTGATATCATAAATAAACAATTGCCTGCCAATCTGAAAAAAATTAACCATTTTATGGAGTATAATGGAGTGGTTTATGTTTCGTGCGATTTCGGAATTGTACAGTTCAATTTAACCAGTCTCAAATTTGGAGATACTTATTTTATAGGTGATAATGGTGTCGAAGTTAGAGTAAGACAAACGGCTTATTTTAATGGGTTTTTCTACGCGGCAACTTCAAACGGAATCAAAAAAGCCAACAGCACAAATGCCAATCTTATTGATTTTAACCAATGGAGTCTGGTAAATGCAGGTGACTGGAGCAGTATTGAGTCGCTGGATTCGGAGCTGATTGCGATAAATTCTGCAGGGTTTATACACCGATACAACTCCAATTCATTTGTTGGGTTTTTACAGCTCCCGAAATCTTCAGTTGATATGCGGGCTGCAAATCATAATTTAATAATCACGACGCCGGATGTTGTTTATGTGTATAACAATCAAATGGTATTGACACGTCAGATTACCAATACGCAGGTTTTGGATAATACGCTGATTTTTACCTGTTCTAGTGTTATTGGAGATCAGATCTATATAGGAACAAAAGAACAAGGGCTGTTTTCATCAACACTTTCAGGAGCTTCCGCTTTTCAGGGAAATACACCATCAGGACCGGTTCGAAATAATATTTTTTCTTTGGATGCAAGTCCTAATGCGCTTTGGGCAGTATATGGGGATTATGACTCTTTTTATAATCCGTACCCTTTAGATAGTTATGGAGTGAGTAAATATAGCACTTCGGGCTGGCTAAATATTCCTTACTCGCAAGTTTTGGATGCTAAGTCAATTACACGGGTGATCGTAAATCCCGGTAATGAGAAACAGGTTTTTGCCAGTTCTTTCTTTTCCGGATTGCTAAAAATAGAAAACGATACTCCGGTCTTATTGTACAATGAAAAAAATAGTGGATTAGAATCGATTTCGTTTGCGGGACCCAACTATATTGATGTTCGTATTAATGGAACTGCTTTTGATAAAACGGGAAATTTTTGGGTCACCAACAGTAGGATTAAGAATGGCTTAAAAGTTTTGAAAACCGATGGAAAATGGCAAAGTTATGCGACAACTTCAATTCTTAAAGATGCCGAAACAACCAATTATGCCGGGATAGTGATCGACAAAAACAATACCAAATGGATCGCAACGAGTAATGACGGAGTAATTGCTTTTAACGAAAGTAACAATACTTTTAAAAAGATTACTTCCGGTGCTGATTTAGGGAATTTGCCAATTGAAGATGTGAGAGCTGTGGTACTTGATACGAAAAATCAACTTTGGATTGGTACTACAAAAGGACTGAGAGTTTTGTCTAATGTCGGAGGTTTTCAGACTGAAAGTCAGTTAAAAGCGAATCCAATTATAATTATGGAAGACAATTTGGCTCAGGAGTTGCTTTACGAGCAATTTATCACATCGATCGCAGTAGATGGAGCAAATAATAAATGGATAGGGACAATTGATTCCGGGATTTTCATGGTGTCGCCAAACGGTCAGGAAACAAAATATCATTTTACAATAAATAATTCACCTTTACCAAGTAATGTTATAAACGATGTGAAAATCAATAGTGCTACGGGAGAGGTTTTTATTGCGACCAACAAAGGAATGATTTCATTCAAAGGAGTTGCAACAGGAGCAAGTGAAGACTTGAATAATGTTTACGTTTATCCAAATCCTGTGCGTCCTAATTATGCAGGAACCGTGAAAGTTGCCGGGCTTATTGATAAAGCTAATATTAAAATTACAGACATCGAAGGTAATTTAGTATACGAAACTACTTCGTCGGGAGGAACAATCGAATGGGATACTACCGCTTTCGGAAAGTATAAAGTTGCTTCCGGAGTATACATGGTTTTTATTTCAGCCGAAGATGGAAGTGAAACTAAAGTAAAAAAGGTGATGATAATTAGGTAA